A section of the Oncorhynchus tshawytscha isolate Ot180627B linkage group LG09, Otsh_v2.0, whole genome shotgun sequence genome encodes:
- the mybpc2a gene encoding myosin binding protein Ca isoform X17: MPEAKKPEAMPEEIAAKTDKAAAAPADKEGSECRDELPDDETVPGGQSELTGLFVERPESTTVTKGKNVTFVAKVDSSDLLRKPNMKWLKGKWLDLGSKAGKHVQFKEAYDRNSKVYTYEMSIIKVVEGDAGGYRCEVTSKDKCDSCTFEVTVEAVQEEQPANILDAFKRSGIKGAKKGGDAGEDAGDLDFSALLKKREKKARDEPKEDVDVWEILKDAKPCDYEKIAFDYGITDLRGLLKRLKKMKKVEPKKSDAFLKKLEQCYSVDKGKRTQMHVELHDPNVQVKWLKNGVEIKPSAKYVFECVGNKRTLTINKSNLSDDAAYECVVGEEKSFTEVFVKEPPVTITKLLDDVHVVVGEKVEFECEVSEEGANVKWMKDGVELTKDGKYRIKKDGKKHTLVINEATIEDIGMYYVYTNGGESKGELEVEAKELEVLQSIADLSVKACEQAMFKCEVSDEKVVGKWFKDGVEVKPGNRIKMSHIGRIHKLMIDDVKPQDEGNYTFVPEGYALSLSAKLNFIEIKIEYVPRQDPPKIHLDTSSTGSKNTIVVVAGNKLRLDVEITGEPVPTVCWMKGDTVISEAEGRVRVETRTTLSSFVIEGAERPDEGQYSIIVTNPAGEDKAELTVKIVDVPNPPENVRCMGVGEDTATITWDPPKFDGGAPIKGYLMERKKQGSSRWTKLNFEVFESTTYEAKKMIEGVFYEMRVFAVNGIGISQPSGNSKPFMPIAPTSEPTRLTVEDVTDSTCALKWRPPERVGAGGVDGYIIEWCKEGEDNWVEANKEPVDKNTYRVKGLPTGEKLLFRVVAMNIAGRSPPCTMKQSVIIREIMEYPKIRLPRQLRTKFIRKVGEKINLVIPFQGKPRPVVNWLKDGEPLEIKSVGIRTSDFDTILFIRSAERDHSGTYTLSVQIDNMQDKADIHIQIVDKPGPPINVMVTDVWGFNAALEWKPPKDTGNTDITGYTIQKADKKTQGWFTVYEHNRRPSCTASDLVMGNEYSFRVFSENICGLSDEVAFSKNTAIIGKTDLKYNKPAFKEKDMSSSPKFTAPLVDRVVVAGYSTAISCAVRAYPKAKIVWMKNKMIIGEDPKFLMQNNQGVLTLNIRKPGQFDGGKYSCKAINDLGEDEVECRLEVRVLKEKKEGDEEKK; encoded by the exons AGGCAATGCCTGAAGAAATTG CAGCCAAGACAGATAAGGCTGCAGCAGCACCTGCTG ataAGG AGGGAAGTGAGTGCAGAGATG AATTGCCCGATGATG AGACTGTCCCAGGAGGGCAGTCCGAGCTGACCGGACTATTTGTAGAGAGGCCAGAGAGCACTACAGTAACCAAAG GGAAGAACGTCACCTTTGTGGCTAAAGTGGACTCATCTGACCTGCTGAGGAAGCCCAACATGAAATGGCTGAAAGGGAAGTGGCTGGACCTGGGCAGCAAGGCTGGCAAGCACGTGCAGTTTAAAGAGGCCTATGACAGGAactccaag GtctacacatatgagatgagcatcATCAAAGTAGTGGAAGGAGACGCAGGTGGCTACCGTTGTGAGGTCACCTCCAAAGACAAGTGTGACAGCTGTACATTTGAAGTCACAGTGGAAG CCGTACAAGAGGAGCAGCCCGCCAACATCCTGGATGCCTTCAAGCGATC AGGCATAAAAGGCGCCAAAAAAGG GGGAGATGCAGGAGAGGATGCAGGTGACCTGGACTTCAGTGCCCTCCTCAAAAAAAG gGAAAAAAAGGCAAGGGACGAGCCCAAAGAGGATGTGGATGTGTGGGAGATCCTGAAGGATGCTAAGCCATGTGACTATGAGAAGATTGCCTTTGACTATGGCATCACAGACCTCAGGGGCCTGCTCAAGAGactgaagaagatgaagaaggtGGAACCCAAGAAGAGTGACg ccTTCCTGAAGAAGCTAGAGCAATGTTACTCTGTGGACAAGGGCAAGAGGACCCAGATGCATGTTGAGCTCCATGACCCCAACGTTCAGGTCAAATGGCTGAAGAACGGAGTGGAGATCAAACCCTCTGCCAA GTATGTGTTTGAGTGCGTGGGCAACAAACGGACACTCACCATCAACAAGAGCAACCTGTCTGACGATGCAGCCTATGAGTGTGtggtgggagaggagaagagcttCACTGAAGTCTTTGTCAAAG AGCCCCCGGTCACCATCACCAAGCTGCTGGACGATGTGCATGTAGTGGTGGGAGAGAAGGTGGAGTTTGAGTGTGAGGTCTCAGAGGAAGGGGCCAACGTCAAATG gatgaaagatggagttgagcTGACCAAGGATGGGAAGTACAGGATAAAGAAGGATGGGAAGAAACACACTCTGGTCATCAATGAAGCAACCATAGAGGACATCGGAATGTACTATGTTTACACTAATGGGGGAGAATCCAAAGGAGAACTGGAAGTGGAAG CCAAGGAGCTGGAGGTTCTGCAGAGTATAGCTGACCTGTCGGTGAAGGCGTGTGAACAGGCCATGTTCAAGTGTGAGGTGTCTGATGAGAAGGTGGTGGGCAAGTGGTTCAAGGACGGTGTGGAGGTCAAACCCGGCAACCGCATCAAGATGTCACACATCGGAAG GATCCACAAGCTGATGATTGATGACGTGAAGCCGCAGGATGAAGGAAACTACACCTTTGTCCCTGAAGGATACGCACTCTCCCTCTCCGCTAAACTCAACTTCattg AAATCAAGATCGAATATGTTCCACGCCAAG ACCCTCCCAAAATCCACCTGGACACTAGTAGCACGGGCAGCAAGAACACCATTGTTGTGGTGGCTGGCAACAAGCTCCGCCTTGATGTGGAGATCACAGGAGAGCCTGTCCCCACTGTGTGCTGGATGAAAGGAGACACT GTGATATCGGAGgcggagggcagagtgagggtgGAAACCAGGACCACTCTGAGCAGCTTTGTCATTGAGGGGGCGGAGCGGCCAGACGAAGGCCAGTACTCCATCATAGTGACCAACCCAGCCGGAGAGGACAAGGCTGAGCTCACCGTCAAGATTGTTG ATGTGCCTAACCCTCCAGAGAACGTCAGATGTATGGGAGTTGGCGAGGACACAGCCACCATTACATGGGATCCCCCCAAATTTGACGGGGGTGCACCCATCAAAG GCTACCTGATGGAGAGGAAGAAGCAGGGTTCCTCCAGGTGGACCAAGCTGAACTTTGAGGTGTTTGAGTCAACCACATACGAGGCTAAGAAGATGATTGAGGGTGTTTTTTATGAGATGAGAGTGTTTGCTGTCAACGGGATCGGGATCTCCCAGCCCAGCGGCAACTCAAAGCCCTTCATGCCCATAG cccctaccAGTGAGCCCACTCGTCTGACGGTGGAGGATGTGACAGACAGCACCTGTGCCCTGAAGTGGCGTCCTCCAGAGAGGGTTGGAGCAGGGGGCGTTGACGGGTACATAATCGAGTGGTGCAAAGAAGGAG AGGATAACTGGGTGGAAGCCAATAAGGAGCCAGTGGACAAGAACACGTACCGTGTGAAGGGGCTGCCAACAGGAGAGAAGCTCTTGTTCAGAGTGGTGGCTATGAACATCGCTGGACGCAGCCCCCCCTGCACCATGAAACAGTCTGTCATCATCAGAGAGATCATGG AGTACCCAAAGATCCGCCTGCCTCGCCAGCTAAGAACCAAGTTCATCAGGAAAGTGGGCGAGAAGATCAACCTGGTCATCCCCTTCCAG ggGAAGCCTCGCCCCGTGGTCAACTGGCTGAAAGATGGTGAGCCCCTGGAGATTAAGTCGGTGGGCATCCGCACCAGTGACTTTGACACCATCCTGTTCATCCGCTCGGCAGAAAGGGACCACTCTGGGACATACACCCTGTCTGTCCAGATAGACAACATGCAGGACAAGGCTGACATACACATCCAGATCGTAG acAAGCCAGGTCCTCCTATAAATGTGATGGTAACAGATGTGTGGGGTTTCAATGCTGCTCTGGAGTGGAAGCCCCCCAAAGACACAGGCAACACTGATATCACCGGCTACACCATCCAGAAGGCTGACAAGAAGACCCAG GGTTGGTTCACAGTGTATGAGCACAACCGCCGGCCCAGCTGCACAGCGTCTGACCTGGTCATGGGGAACGAGTACTCCTTCCGTGTGTTCAGTGAGAACATCTGTGGCTTGAGCGATGAGGTGGCCTTCAGCAAGAACACTGCCATCATAGGAAAAACAG ATCTGAAGTACAACAAACCAGCCTTCAAAGAGAAGGACATGAGCAGCTCCCCCAAGTTTACAGCTCCCCTAGTGGACAGGGTTGTTGTTGCAGGCTACAGTACTGCCATCAGCTGCGCTGTCCGGGCCTACCCtaag GCTAAGATAGTGTGGATGAAGAACAAGATGATCATTGGGGAGGATCCTAAATTCTTGATGCAGAACAACCAGGGGGTGTTGACCCTGAACATCAGGAAGCCCGGACAGTTTGACGGGGGCAAGTACTCCTGTAAGGCCATCAACGACCTGGGGGAGGACGAGGTGGAGTGCAGGCTGGAAGTCCGAG TCTTAaaggagaagaaagaaggagacgaggagaagaaaTGA
- the mybpc2a gene encoding myosin binding protein Ca isoform X22 — protein MPEAKKPEAMPEEIAAKTDKAAAAPADKETVPGGQSELTGLFVERPESTTVTKGKNVTFVAKVDSSDLLRKPNMKWLKGKWLDLGSKAGKHVQFKEAYDRNSKVYTYEMSIIKVVEGDAGGYRCEVTSKDKCDSCTFEVTVEAVQEEQPANILDAFKRSGIKGAKKGGDAGEDAGDLDFSALLKKREKKARDEPKEDVDVWEILKDAKPCDYEKIAFDYGITDLRGLLKRLKKMKKVEPKKSDAFLKKLEQCYSVDKGKRTQMHVELHDPNVQVKWLKNGVEIKPSAKYVFECVGNKRTLTINKSNLSDDAAYECVVGEEKSFTEVFVKEPPVTITKLLDDVHVVVGEKVEFECEVSEEGANVKWMKDGVELTKDGKYRIKKDGKKHTLVINEATIEDIGMYYVYTNGGESKGELEVEAKELEVLQSIADLSVKACEQAMFKCEVSDEKVVGKWFKDGVEVKPGNRIKMSHIGRIHKLMIDDVKPQDEGNYTFVPEGYALSLSAKLNFIEIKIEYVPRQDPPKIHLDTSSTGSKNTIVVVAGNKLRLDVEITGEPVPTVCWMKGDTVISEAEGRVRVETRTTLSSFVIEGAERPDEGQYSIIVTNPAGEDKAELTVKIVDVPNPPENVRCMGVGEDTATITWDPPKFDGGAPIKGYLMERKKQGSSRWTKLNFEVFESTTYEAKKMIEGVFYEMRVFAVNGIGISQPSGNSKPFMPIAPTSEPTRLTVEDVTDSTCALKWRPPERVGAGGVDGYIIEWCKEGEDNWVEANKEPVDKNTYRVKGLPTGEKLLFRVVAMNIAGRSPPCTMKQSVIIREIMEYPKIRLPRQLRTKFIRKVGEKINLVIPFQGKPRPVVNWLKDGEPLEIKSVGIRTSDFDTILFIRSAERDHSGTYTLSVQIDNMQDKADIHIQIVDKPGPPINVMVTDVWGFNAALEWKPPKDTGNTDITGYTIQKADKKTQGWFTVYEHNRRPSCTASDLVMGNEYSFRVFSENICGLSDEVAFSKNTAIIGKTDLKYNKPAFKEKDMSSSPKFTAPLVDRVVVAGYSTAISCAVRAYPKAKIVWMKNKMIIGEDPKFLMQNNQGVLTLNIRKPGQFDGGKYSCKAINDLGEDEVECRLEVRVLKEKKEGDEEKK, from the exons AGGCAATGCCTGAAGAAATTG CAGCCAAGACAGATAAGGCTGCAGCAGCACCTGCTG ataAGG AGACTGTCCCAGGAGGGCAGTCCGAGCTGACCGGACTATTTGTAGAGAGGCCAGAGAGCACTACAGTAACCAAAG GGAAGAACGTCACCTTTGTGGCTAAAGTGGACTCATCTGACCTGCTGAGGAAGCCCAACATGAAATGGCTGAAAGGGAAGTGGCTGGACCTGGGCAGCAAGGCTGGCAAGCACGTGCAGTTTAAAGAGGCCTATGACAGGAactccaag GtctacacatatgagatgagcatcATCAAAGTAGTGGAAGGAGACGCAGGTGGCTACCGTTGTGAGGTCACCTCCAAAGACAAGTGTGACAGCTGTACATTTGAAGTCACAGTGGAAG CCGTACAAGAGGAGCAGCCCGCCAACATCCTGGATGCCTTCAAGCGATC AGGCATAAAAGGCGCCAAAAAAGG GGGAGATGCAGGAGAGGATGCAGGTGACCTGGACTTCAGTGCCCTCCTCAAAAAAAG gGAAAAAAAGGCAAGGGACGAGCCCAAAGAGGATGTGGATGTGTGGGAGATCCTGAAGGATGCTAAGCCATGTGACTATGAGAAGATTGCCTTTGACTATGGCATCACAGACCTCAGGGGCCTGCTCAAGAGactgaagaagatgaagaaggtGGAACCCAAGAAGAGTGACg ccTTCCTGAAGAAGCTAGAGCAATGTTACTCTGTGGACAAGGGCAAGAGGACCCAGATGCATGTTGAGCTCCATGACCCCAACGTTCAGGTCAAATGGCTGAAGAACGGAGTGGAGATCAAACCCTCTGCCAA GTATGTGTTTGAGTGCGTGGGCAACAAACGGACACTCACCATCAACAAGAGCAACCTGTCTGACGATGCAGCCTATGAGTGTGtggtgggagaggagaagagcttCACTGAAGTCTTTGTCAAAG AGCCCCCGGTCACCATCACCAAGCTGCTGGACGATGTGCATGTAGTGGTGGGAGAGAAGGTGGAGTTTGAGTGTGAGGTCTCAGAGGAAGGGGCCAACGTCAAATG gatgaaagatggagttgagcTGACCAAGGATGGGAAGTACAGGATAAAGAAGGATGGGAAGAAACACACTCTGGTCATCAATGAAGCAACCATAGAGGACATCGGAATGTACTATGTTTACACTAATGGGGGAGAATCCAAAGGAGAACTGGAAGTGGAAG CCAAGGAGCTGGAGGTTCTGCAGAGTATAGCTGACCTGTCGGTGAAGGCGTGTGAACAGGCCATGTTCAAGTGTGAGGTGTCTGATGAGAAGGTGGTGGGCAAGTGGTTCAAGGACGGTGTGGAGGTCAAACCCGGCAACCGCATCAAGATGTCACACATCGGAAG GATCCACAAGCTGATGATTGATGACGTGAAGCCGCAGGATGAAGGAAACTACACCTTTGTCCCTGAAGGATACGCACTCTCCCTCTCCGCTAAACTCAACTTCattg AAATCAAGATCGAATATGTTCCACGCCAAG ACCCTCCCAAAATCCACCTGGACACTAGTAGCACGGGCAGCAAGAACACCATTGTTGTGGTGGCTGGCAACAAGCTCCGCCTTGATGTGGAGATCACAGGAGAGCCTGTCCCCACTGTGTGCTGGATGAAAGGAGACACT GTGATATCGGAGgcggagggcagagtgagggtgGAAACCAGGACCACTCTGAGCAGCTTTGTCATTGAGGGGGCGGAGCGGCCAGACGAAGGCCAGTACTCCATCATAGTGACCAACCCAGCCGGAGAGGACAAGGCTGAGCTCACCGTCAAGATTGTTG ATGTGCCTAACCCTCCAGAGAACGTCAGATGTATGGGAGTTGGCGAGGACACAGCCACCATTACATGGGATCCCCCCAAATTTGACGGGGGTGCACCCATCAAAG GCTACCTGATGGAGAGGAAGAAGCAGGGTTCCTCCAGGTGGACCAAGCTGAACTTTGAGGTGTTTGAGTCAACCACATACGAGGCTAAGAAGATGATTGAGGGTGTTTTTTATGAGATGAGAGTGTTTGCTGTCAACGGGATCGGGATCTCCCAGCCCAGCGGCAACTCAAAGCCCTTCATGCCCATAG cccctaccAGTGAGCCCACTCGTCTGACGGTGGAGGATGTGACAGACAGCACCTGTGCCCTGAAGTGGCGTCCTCCAGAGAGGGTTGGAGCAGGGGGCGTTGACGGGTACATAATCGAGTGGTGCAAAGAAGGAG AGGATAACTGGGTGGAAGCCAATAAGGAGCCAGTGGACAAGAACACGTACCGTGTGAAGGGGCTGCCAACAGGAGAGAAGCTCTTGTTCAGAGTGGTGGCTATGAACATCGCTGGACGCAGCCCCCCCTGCACCATGAAACAGTCTGTCATCATCAGAGAGATCATGG AGTACCCAAAGATCCGCCTGCCTCGCCAGCTAAGAACCAAGTTCATCAGGAAAGTGGGCGAGAAGATCAACCTGGTCATCCCCTTCCAG ggGAAGCCTCGCCCCGTGGTCAACTGGCTGAAAGATGGTGAGCCCCTGGAGATTAAGTCGGTGGGCATCCGCACCAGTGACTTTGACACCATCCTGTTCATCCGCTCGGCAGAAAGGGACCACTCTGGGACATACACCCTGTCTGTCCAGATAGACAACATGCAGGACAAGGCTGACATACACATCCAGATCGTAG acAAGCCAGGTCCTCCTATAAATGTGATGGTAACAGATGTGTGGGGTTTCAATGCTGCTCTGGAGTGGAAGCCCCCCAAAGACACAGGCAACACTGATATCACCGGCTACACCATCCAGAAGGCTGACAAGAAGACCCAG GGTTGGTTCACAGTGTATGAGCACAACCGCCGGCCCAGCTGCACAGCGTCTGACCTGGTCATGGGGAACGAGTACTCCTTCCGTGTGTTCAGTGAGAACATCTGTGGCTTGAGCGATGAGGTGGCCTTCAGCAAGAACACTGCCATCATAGGAAAAACAG ATCTGAAGTACAACAAACCAGCCTTCAAAGAGAAGGACATGAGCAGCTCCCCCAAGTTTACAGCTCCCCTAGTGGACAGGGTTGTTGTTGCAGGCTACAGTACTGCCATCAGCTGCGCTGTCCGGGCCTACCCtaag GCTAAGATAGTGTGGATGAAGAACAAGATGATCATTGGGGAGGATCCTAAATTCTTGATGCAGAACAACCAGGGGGTGTTGACCCTGAACATCAGGAAGCCCGGACAGTTTGACGGGGGCAAGTACTCCTGTAAGGCCATCAACGACCTGGGGGAGGACGAGGTGGAGTGCAGGCTGGAAGTCCGAG TCTTAaaggagaagaaagaaggagacgaggagaagaaaTGA
- the mybpc2a gene encoding myosin binding protein Ca isoform X2, whose product MPEAKKPAAKTDKAAAAPADKGHQSVEGEPAVEEDRSAIEEGSECRDELLSESEELPDDETVPGGQSELTGLFVERPESTTVTKGKNVTFVAKVDSSDLLRKPNMKWLKGKWLDLGSKAGKHVQFKEAYDRNSKVYTYEMSIIKVVEGDAGGYRCEVTSKDKCDSCTFEVTVEAVQEEQPANILDAFKRSGIKGAKKGGDAGEDAGDLDFSALLKKREKKARDEPKEDVDVWEILKDAKPCDYEKIAFDYGITDLRGLLKRLKKMKKVEPKKSDAFLKKLEQCYSVDKGKRTQMHVELHDPNVQVKWLKNGVEIKPSAKYVFECVGNKRTLTINKSNLSDDAAYECVVGEEKSFTEVFVKEPPVTITKLLDDVHVVVGEKVEFECEVSEEGANVKWMKDGVELTKDGKYRIKKDGKKHTLVINEATIEDIGMYYVYTNGGESKGELEVEAKELEVLQSIADLSVKACEQAMFKCEVSDEKVVGKWFKDGVEVKPGNRIKMSHIGRIHKLMIDDVKPQDEGNYTFVPEGYALSLSAKLNFIEIKIEYVPRQDPPKIHLDTSSTGSKNTIVVVAGNKLRLDVEITGEPVPTVCWMKGDTVISEAEGRVRVETRTTLSSFVIEGAERPDEGQYSIIVTNPAGEDKAELTVKIVDVPNPPENVRCMGVGEDTATITWDPPKFDGGAPIKGYLMERKKQGSSRWTKLNFEVFESTTYEAKKMIEGVFYEMRVFAVNGIGISQPSGNSKPFMPIAPTSEPTRLTVEDVTDSTCALKWRPPERVGAGGVDGYIIEWCKEGEDNWVEANKEPVDKNTYRVKGLPTGEKLLFRVVAMNIAGRSPPCTMKQSVIIREIMEYPKIRLPRQLRTKFIRKVGEKINLVIPFQGKPRPVVNWLKDGEPLEIKSVGIRTSDFDTILFIRSAERDHSGTYTLSVQIDNMQDKADIHIQIVDKPGPPINVMVTDVWGFNAALEWKPPKDTGNTDITGYTIQKADKKTQGWFTVYEHNRRPSCTASDLVMGNEYSFRVFSENICGLSDEVAFSKNTAIIGKTDLKYNKPAFKEKDMSSSPKFTAPLVDRVVVAGYSTAISCAVRAYPKAKIVWMKNKMIIGEDPKFLMQNNQGVLTLNIRKPGQFDGGKYSCKAINDLGEDEVECRLEVRVLKEKKEGDEEKK is encoded by the exons CAGCCAAGACAGATAAGGCTGCAGCAGCACCTGCTG ataAGG GTCACCAATCAGTTG AAGGTGAACCTGCTGTAGAGG AAGACCGGTCTGCTATAGAGG AGGGAAGTGAGTGCAGAGATG AGCTCTTGTCAGAATCAGAAG AATTGCCCGATGATG AGACTGTCCCAGGAGGGCAGTCCGAGCTGACCGGACTATTTGTAGAGAGGCCAGAGAGCACTACAGTAACCAAAG GGAAGAACGTCACCTTTGTGGCTAAAGTGGACTCATCTGACCTGCTGAGGAAGCCCAACATGAAATGGCTGAAAGGGAAGTGGCTGGACCTGGGCAGCAAGGCTGGCAAGCACGTGCAGTTTAAAGAGGCCTATGACAGGAactccaag GtctacacatatgagatgagcatcATCAAAGTAGTGGAAGGAGACGCAGGTGGCTACCGTTGTGAGGTCACCTCCAAAGACAAGTGTGACAGCTGTACATTTGAAGTCACAGTGGAAG CCGTACAAGAGGAGCAGCCCGCCAACATCCTGGATGCCTTCAAGCGATC AGGCATAAAAGGCGCCAAAAAAGG GGGAGATGCAGGAGAGGATGCAGGTGACCTGGACTTCAGTGCCCTCCTCAAAAAAAG gGAAAAAAAGGCAAGGGACGAGCCCAAAGAGGATGTGGATGTGTGGGAGATCCTGAAGGATGCTAAGCCATGTGACTATGAGAAGATTGCCTTTGACTATGGCATCACAGACCTCAGGGGCCTGCTCAAGAGactgaagaagatgaagaaggtGGAACCCAAGAAGAGTGACg ccTTCCTGAAGAAGCTAGAGCAATGTTACTCTGTGGACAAGGGCAAGAGGACCCAGATGCATGTTGAGCTCCATGACCCCAACGTTCAGGTCAAATGGCTGAAGAACGGAGTGGAGATCAAACCCTCTGCCAA GTATGTGTTTGAGTGCGTGGGCAACAAACGGACACTCACCATCAACAAGAGCAACCTGTCTGACGATGCAGCCTATGAGTGTGtggtgggagaggagaagagcttCACTGAAGTCTTTGTCAAAG AGCCCCCGGTCACCATCACCAAGCTGCTGGACGATGTGCATGTAGTGGTGGGAGAGAAGGTGGAGTTTGAGTGTGAGGTCTCAGAGGAAGGGGCCAACGTCAAATG gatgaaagatggagttgagcTGACCAAGGATGGGAAGTACAGGATAAAGAAGGATGGGAAGAAACACACTCTGGTCATCAATGAAGCAACCATAGAGGACATCGGAATGTACTATGTTTACACTAATGGGGGAGAATCCAAAGGAGAACTGGAAGTGGAAG CCAAGGAGCTGGAGGTTCTGCAGAGTATAGCTGACCTGTCGGTGAAGGCGTGTGAACAGGCCATGTTCAAGTGTGAGGTGTCTGATGAGAAGGTGGTGGGCAAGTGGTTCAAGGACGGTGTGGAGGTCAAACCCGGCAACCGCATCAAGATGTCACACATCGGAAG GATCCACAAGCTGATGATTGATGACGTGAAGCCGCAGGATGAAGGAAACTACACCTTTGTCCCTGAAGGATACGCACTCTCCCTCTCCGCTAAACTCAACTTCattg AAATCAAGATCGAATATGTTCCACGCCAAG ACCCTCCCAAAATCCACCTGGACACTAGTAGCACGGGCAGCAAGAACACCATTGTTGTGGTGGCTGGCAACAAGCTCCGCCTTGATGTGGAGATCACAGGAGAGCCTGTCCCCACTGTGTGCTGGATGAAAGGAGACACT GTGATATCGGAGgcggagggcagagtgagggtgGAAACCAGGACCACTCTGAGCAGCTTTGTCATTGAGGGGGCGGAGCGGCCAGACGAAGGCCAGTACTCCATCATAGTGACCAACCCAGCCGGAGAGGACAAGGCTGAGCTCACCGTCAAGATTGTTG ATGTGCCTAACCCTCCAGAGAACGTCAGATGTATGGGAGTTGGCGAGGACACAGCCACCATTACATGGGATCCCCCCAAATTTGACGGGGGTGCACCCATCAAAG GCTACCTGATGGAGAGGAAGAAGCAGGGTTCCTCCAGGTGGACCAAGCTGAACTTTGAGGTGTTTGAGTCAACCACATACGAGGCTAAGAAGATGATTGAGGGTGTTTTTTATGAGATGAGAGTGTTTGCTGTCAACGGGATCGGGATCTCCCAGCCCAGCGGCAACTCAAAGCCCTTCATGCCCATAG cccctaccAGTGAGCCCACTCGTCTGACGGTGGAGGATGTGACAGACAGCACCTGTGCCCTGAAGTGGCGTCCTCCAGAGAGGGTTGGAGCAGGGGGCGTTGACGGGTACATAATCGAGTGGTGCAAAGAAGGAG AGGATAACTGGGTGGAAGCCAATAAGGAGCCAGTGGACAAGAACACGTACCGTGTGAAGGGGCTGCCAACAGGAGAGAAGCTCTTGTTCAGAGTGGTGGCTATGAACATCGCTGGACGCAGCCCCCCCTGCACCATGAAACAGTCTGTCATCATCAGAGAGATCATGG AGTACCCAAAGATCCGCCTGCCTCGCCAGCTAAGAACCAAGTTCATCAGGAAAGTGGGCGAGAAGATCAACCTGGTCATCCCCTTCCAG ggGAAGCCTCGCCCCGTGGTCAACTGGCTGAAAGATGGTGAGCCCCTGGAGATTAAGTCGGTGGGCATCCGCACCAGTGACTTTGACACCATCCTGTTCATCCGCTCGGCAGAAAGGGACCACTCTGGGACATACACCCTGTCTGTCCAGATAGACAACATGCAGGACAAGGCTGACATACACATCCAGATCGTAG acAAGCCAGGTCCTCCTATAAATGTGATGGTAACAGATGTGTGGGGTTTCAATGCTGCTCTGGAGTGGAAGCCCCCCAAAGACACAGGCAACACTGATATCACCGGCTACACCATCCAGAAGGCTGACAAGAAGACCCAG GGTTGGTTCACAGTGTATGAGCACAACCGCCGGCCCAGCTGCACAGCGTCTGACCTGGTCATGGGGAACGAGTACTCCTTCCGTGTGTTCAGTGAGAACATCTGTGGCTTGAGCGATGAGGTGGCCTTCAGCAAGAACACTGCCATCATAGGAAAAACAG ATCTGAAGTACAACAAACCAGCCTTCAAAGAGAAGGACATGAGCAGCTCCCCCAAGTTTACAGCTCCCCTAGTGGACAGGGTTGTTGTTGCAGGCTACAGTACTGCCATCAGCTGCGCTGTCCGGGCCTACCCtaag GCTAAGATAGTGTGGATGAAGAACAAGATGATCATTGGGGAGGATCCTAAATTCTTGATGCAGAACAACCAGGGGGTGTTGACCCTGAACATCAGGAAGCCCGGACAGTTTGACGGGGGCAAGTACTCCTGTAAGGCCATCAACGACCTGGGGGAGGACGAGGTGGAGTGCAGGCTGGAAGTCCGAG TCTTAaaggagaagaaagaaggagacgaggagaagaaaTGA